The Pagrus major chromosome 17, Pma_NU_1.0 genome includes a region encoding these proteins:
- the echdc1 gene encoding ethylmalonyl-CoA decarboxylase: protein MVLCAVRRQLLGSSSSCGAWARLLHRHSSSCVHSSIHDFNQDEIREKLQAFPGGSVDLLKQESGVAVLTVNNPSRMNAFSGSMMVDLEDRVSQLESWTDGKGLIVQGAAGTFCSGSDLNAVRAISNPQDGMKMCMFMQNALTRLLRLPLISVALVEGRALGGGAELTTACDFRLMASGSVIQFVHKHMGLVPGWGGAARLVRTVGSQNALKLLGGAVKVDPKLGLQIGLADAVLEVPQAEEGAGTQLQQAEDWLSRYTKGPAPVIQAVKKVVLSGRELPLSEALRTEKDVFGTVWGGPANLQALASKSKHK from the exons ATGGTCCTGTGTGCAGTGAGGCGGCAGCTCCtggggagcagcagcagctgtggagCCTGGGCCAG GCTGCTGCACAGACACAGCAGTAGCTGTGTGCACTCCAGCATCCACGACTTCAACCAGGACGAGatcagagagaagctgcaggCCTTTCCTGGAGGCTCCGTTGATCTGCTCAAACAGGAGTCTGGTGTGGCTGTGCTCACCGTCAACAACCCCTCCCGCATGAACGCCTTCTCCG GCAGTATGATGGTGGACCTGGAGGACAGGGTGAGCCAGCTGGAGAGCTGGACAGACGGTAAAGGCCTCATTGTTCAGGGTGCTGCTGGAACTTTCTGCTCTGGATCAGACCTCAACGCTGTCAGGGCGATATCCAACCCACAG GACGGGATGAAGATGTGTATGTTCATGCAGAACGCTCTGACAAGACTACTCAG GCTGCCTCTGATCTCTGTTGCTCTGGTGGAGGGGAGAGCGCTGGGAGGTGGTGCAGAACTCACCACTGCCTGTGATTTCAG ATTGATGGCATCCGGCAGTGTGATCCAGTTTGTCCACAAACACATGGGTCTGGTCCCAGGCTGGGGCGGCGCTGCACGACTCGTCCGCACTGTCGGAAGCCAGAATGCCCTGAAGCTGCTGGGTGGTGCAGTGAAAGTGGACCCCAAGCTCGGCCTGCAGATTGGACTGGCAGATGCAGTCCTGGAGGTCCCCCAGGCAGAGGAGGGTGCAGGGACGCAGTTACAGCAGGCTGAAGACTGGCTCAGTCGCTACACAAAAGGACCTGCCCCGGTGATCCAGGCTGTGAAGAAGGTGGTGTTGTCAGGGAGAGAGCTCCCCCTGTCAGAGGCTCTGAGGACTGAGAAGGATGTGTTTGGGACGGTGTGGGGCGGTCCGGCTAACCTGCAGGCTCTGGCCAGCAAGTCCAAACACAAATGA